A region of Capra hircus breed San Clemente chromosome 11, ASM170441v1, whole genome shotgun sequence DNA encodes the following proteins:
- the MPV17 gene encoding protein Mpv17 isoform X2, with product MALWRAYQRALTTHPWKVQVLTAGSLMGLGDVISQQLVERRGLWAHQAGRTLTMASLGCGFVGPVVGGWYRVLDRLIPGTTKVDALKKMLLDQGGFAPCFLGCFLPLVGTLNGLSAQDNWAKLQRDFPDALITNYYVWQIPTPRFKGKMHITNRDKVGCGPVCCCYLELLPVLEGTPALSRLHSVTSIL from the exons ATGGCACTTTGGCGGGCCTACCAGCGGGCTCTGACTACTCACCCGTGGAAGGTACAGGTCCTGACAGCTG GGTCTCTGATGGGCCTGGGTGACGTGATCTCACAGCAGCTGGTGGAGAGGCGAGGTCTGTGGGCACATCAAGCTGGCCGGACCCTGACAATGGCCTCCTTGGGCTGTGGCTTCGTG GGCCCTGTGGTAGGAGGCTGGTACAGAGTTTTGGACCGGCTCATTCCTGGCACCACCAAGGTAGATGCACTAAAGAAGATGCTGCTGGATCAG GGGGGCTTTGCCCCATGTTTTCTGGGCTGTTTCCTCCCACTGGTTGGGACCCTCAATGGACTGTCAGCCCAGGACAACTGGGCCAAACTCCAGCGG GACTTTCCTGATGCTCTCATCACCAACTACTAT GTATGGCAGATCCCCACCCCACGCTTCAAGGGGAAGATGCATATTACAAACAGAGACAAA GTTGGCTGTGGTCCAGTGTGTTGCTGTTATCTGGAACTCCTACCTGTCCTGGAAGGCACACCGGCTCTAAGTCGGCTTCACTCCGTCACTTCCATCTTGTAG
- the MPV17 gene encoding protein Mpv17 isoform X1: protein MALWRAYQRALTTHPWKVQVLTAGSLMGLGDVISQQLVERRGLWAHQAGRTLTMASLGCGFVGPVVGGWYRVLDRLIPGTTKVDALKKMLLDQGGFAPCFLGCFLPLVGTLNGLSAQDNWAKLQRDFPDALITNYYLWPAVQLANFYLVPLHYRYGRSPPHASRGRCILQTETKLAVVQCVAVIWNSYLSWKAHRL, encoded by the exons ATGGCACTTTGGCGGGCCTACCAGCGGGCTCTGACTACTCACCCGTGGAAGGTACAGGTCCTGACAGCTG GGTCTCTGATGGGCCTGGGTGACGTGATCTCACAGCAGCTGGTGGAGAGGCGAGGTCTGTGGGCACATCAAGCTGGCCGGACCCTGACAATGGCCTCCTTGGGCTGTGGCTTCGTG GGCCCTGTGGTAGGAGGCTGGTACAGAGTTTTGGACCGGCTCATTCCTGGCACCACCAAGGTAGATGCACTAAAGAAGATGCTGCTGGATCAG GGGGGCTTTGCCCCATGTTTTCTGGGCTGTTTCCTCCCACTGGTTGGGACCCTCAATGGACTGTCAGCCCAGGACAACTGGGCCAAACTCCAGCGG GACTTTCCTGATGCTCTCATCACCAACTACTAT CTCTGGCCTGCCGTGCAGTTGGCCAACTTCTACCTGGTTCCTCTTCATTACAGGTATGGCAGATCCCCACCCCACGCTTCAAGGGGAAGATGCATATTACAAACAGAGACAAA GTTGGCTGTGGTCCAGTGTGTTGCTGTTATCTGGAACTCCTACCTGTCCTGGAAGGCACACCGGCTCTAA
- the MPV17 gene encoding protein Mpv17 isoform X3 produces MALWRAYQRALTTHPWKVQVLTAGSLMGLGDVISQQLVERRGLWAHQAGRTLTMASLGCGFVGPVVGGWYRVLDRLIPGTTKVDALKKMLLDQGGFAPCFLGCFLPLVGTLNGLSAQDNWAKLQRDFPDALITNYYLWPAVQLANFYLVPLHYRLAVVQCVAVIWNSYLSWKAHRL; encoded by the exons ATGGCACTTTGGCGGGCCTACCAGCGGGCTCTGACTACTCACCCGTGGAAGGTACAGGTCCTGACAGCTG GGTCTCTGATGGGCCTGGGTGACGTGATCTCACAGCAGCTGGTGGAGAGGCGAGGTCTGTGGGCACATCAAGCTGGCCGGACCCTGACAATGGCCTCCTTGGGCTGTGGCTTCGTG GGCCCTGTGGTAGGAGGCTGGTACAGAGTTTTGGACCGGCTCATTCCTGGCACCACCAAGGTAGATGCACTAAAGAAGATGCTGCTGGATCAG GGGGGCTTTGCCCCATGTTTTCTGGGCTGTTTCCTCCCACTGGTTGGGACCCTCAATGGACTGTCAGCCCAGGACAACTGGGCCAAACTCCAGCGG GACTTTCCTGATGCTCTCATCACCAACTACTAT CTCTGGCCTGCCGTGCAGTTGGCCAACTTCTACCTGGTTCCTCTTCATTACAG GTTGGCTGTGGTCCAGTGTGTTGCTGTTATCTGGAACTCCTACCTGTCCTGGAAGGCACACCGGCTCTAA
- the MPV17 gene encoding protein Mpv17 isoform X4 — translation MGLGDVISQQLVERRGLWAHQAGRTLTMASLGCGFVGPVVGGWYRVLDRLIPGTTKVDALKKMLLDQGGFAPCFLGCFLPLVGTLNGLSAQDNWAKLQRDFPDALITNYYLWPAVQLANFYLVPLHYRYGRSPPHASRGRCILQTETKLAVVQCVAVIWNSYLSWKAHRL, via the exons ATGGGCCTGGGTGACGTGATCTCACAGCAGCTGGTGGAGAGGCGAGGTCTGTGGGCACATCAAGCTGGCCGGACCCTGACAATGGCCTCCTTGGGCTGTGGCTTCGTG GGCCCTGTGGTAGGAGGCTGGTACAGAGTTTTGGACCGGCTCATTCCTGGCACCACCAAGGTAGATGCACTAAAGAAGATGCTGCTGGATCAG GGGGGCTTTGCCCCATGTTTTCTGGGCTGTTTCCTCCCACTGGTTGGGACCCTCAATGGACTGTCAGCCCAGGACAACTGGGCCAAACTCCAGCGG GACTTTCCTGATGCTCTCATCACCAACTACTAT CTCTGGCCTGCCGTGCAGTTGGCCAACTTCTACCTGGTTCCTCTTCATTACAGGTATGGCAGATCCCCACCCCACGCTTCAAGGGGAAGATGCATATTACAAACAGAGACAAA GTTGGCTGTGGTCCAGTGTGTTGCTGTTATCTGGAACTCCTACCTGTCCTGGAAGGCACACCGGCTCTAA
- the MPV17 gene encoding protein Mpv17 isoform X5: MGLGDVISQQLVERRGLWAHQAGRTLTMASLGCGFVGPVVGGWYRVLDRLIPGTTKVDALKKMLLDQGGFAPCFLGCFLPLVGTLNGLSAQDNWAKLQRDFPDALITNYYLWPAVQLANFYLVPLHYRLAVVQCVAVIWNSYLSWKAHRL, translated from the exons ATGGGCCTGGGTGACGTGATCTCACAGCAGCTGGTGGAGAGGCGAGGTCTGTGGGCACATCAAGCTGGCCGGACCCTGACAATGGCCTCCTTGGGCTGTGGCTTCGTG GGCCCTGTGGTAGGAGGCTGGTACAGAGTTTTGGACCGGCTCATTCCTGGCACCACCAAGGTAGATGCACTAAAGAAGATGCTGCTGGATCAG GGGGGCTTTGCCCCATGTTTTCTGGGCTGTTTCCTCCCACTGGTTGGGACCCTCAATGGACTGTCAGCCCAGGACAACTGGGCCAAACTCCAGCGG GACTTTCCTGATGCTCTCATCACCAACTACTAT CTCTGGCCTGCCGTGCAGTTGGCCAACTTCTACCTGGTTCCTCTTCATTACAG GTTGGCTGTGGTCCAGTGTGTTGCTGTTATCTGGAACTCCTACCTGTCCTGGAAGGCACACCGGCTCTAA